The genome window TAAAATACCAAGTGACATTACTTCATTACAGTAGTTTCATTCTATAGGGTCTGTCCCTGGGTTAATTCTTATCGTAATTCTGCAAACTGAAGGAAGGAGAACCAAATCTGAAGGTCTGCCTGGACTAAAGCCTTCTGACTACAGTAGGTGATGCATGAAGCACACTGTGAAATAACACCATCCCAGACCGTTAAGACTAACCACTAAATACAACATAATCTTACTGACAGTTTACCATGAAAGAAATGGAATGCTAGATCAAAGCAGTCTGTTTTCTGACACTTTGGGGTATAGAAAAATCCTTCTTCTGCCCAGCCCTCAATTCAGGGAAAATTCTGGTTTCAGAAGACTGATGACTATGGTGAAACAACAAACCATTAAGTTAGATTTACAGGGGCTGAATCAGAGATGTAGGAGATTATTCAAAAGAACTGCTGAGAACAGGCCTGGCCAAAGGGGAAGCTAGAGATAGAGGAAAGAATCAGAACAGGACGAGTACGTAAAACAGATAGTGAATCACTTTAGTATCTGTTATTTATTGCCTTATAAGAGACAAAGCACTATGTCATAACAATAGCTGTTCAGAGCCTACTCACCACCACATGATCCTTTGCTTCACTAACCcaaatgcatttgctttttagATTCTCAGGGTTTCCACATTCAAAATTACCTGGTAAAAAAGTCAAAGAGAAATAATGttacgaaaaaaaaaaaaaaaagccttttaacaCTTCAGAAACCCACTGAAGCATCCGGGAATGCTATCCTTTAAAGTTGGCTATAGCTCCAGGCAAAATGATTACAAGATAAGATTCATACTGTTGGCAGGTAAGATTATGAATCTTAATAAAATGCTCAACCGCTTCATATAGGTTTAGTAAGGGCAATCAAACCTCGTGCTTCAACATGTGAGCTCCTCCACACAGaatgaagggaaaaatactGTTGGAGTACAAAACCACCTCTCTGACCTAATGACCTGCAGAAGGGCTCCCTCCATCAGGTATCAAAGACGGCCGTGTTGGAGTCAATGATCAGcattcaaaatgcttttaagaaGCCTAAAACACAGCTCTACTTTCTACCCAGGTAGAAGAATGCTGGTAAGGAACATCTAAATCTTGCTTCACAAAGCTGACCAAGCAAATATACTGAGAGACTGTGTAAAACTGATGGAAATTCTGCAGTCTGATCTGATCTGAACAGATTTAGAAATTCTGTGAAACTTAAGTATCTAAAGACTTCAGCCTTGTTGAGGTCTGAAATCTAGTAAATGGAACTTAAGGACTTTTACTGATTAACACTCATATATCTTGCTAAACAAGTTTCTACTTACACACTGCATATCTAGCAGCCCTATCCATCACAAAATACTAGTTATAGGCCAGATTTGCTCAAACATAGTAGAGACTGGAGGAACTGGTGTGCTCCATCAGCTCCTCAGCCAAGACAGCCTGTTTTACTCTGCACTGAGAATAAAAGAGGCACTCACATcatcagctgctgtgtttcagcagagCTGAATCCCTTAAGTTGCTTTATTTGTAAGAACACATCAGCTTACACTTACTAGCTCTGAGTGCCTTGAAGAGAATTTCATGATGCTGGTAGAAGAAAACCATAAACCGGAATATTTCTACCTCACATTCCAAACATATCAAGTGCAAATAAGGACCACTCCACAAGAGCACAGTAACATGAGGGCATCAGCTAGGCACGattcagaaaaacagagaaagatgTGTGTATTCTATTACCTGACTTTCTCAGAGCTCTTCAGGTGGAACTGACAGTTCCAGAAACCCCACTCTTCAAACTGAGGTTTAAAATGTCCAGGCAGCTGGGAGAGGCAGTTTGCTGTATGCTCGCAAGTGTTCTAGAATGCCAATTGGAACTTACCAGCTTGAACGGATAAGTAGTTGTACAACTCGTGCAGCACGTTCATTACTACATCCTTCTGTTTAGCTTGACAGAACTGAAAGTCAGAAACAGGTAACAAACATGAACAGGCTGGCAGCAACAGGACAATGGTCAGACAAAGCTAAAAATACCAGAACAACACACCAGCAGTGTGTTTGGCTCAGTCATGCACCACTAGTTCAAACTAAacacacctgcagcaaagattcACAGCTCATGAGTCAAATCAAGCGAGCGCATCCCCAGCCACCAGACATCTGCCCGATCACTCATGGATTCTTTGCCTCTAAAACATCCCCTAACCGTAACTTTGCATTGGATTCAGTTTTCTCTCTCCTAATAATACATTAGGATAAAAAAAACAGGGCTGTGCAAACCCTTCATGATGGAGTTCAGGGAATTAGTTGGATTAAATCTTGTATTGCTAAGACTGAACACGGCTTTATTGCAAACCAATACCGCTTCTGTTACAATATTAAAGAAATTGATTCACGTAATTGGGAATTTAAATTTTTATCTTTCAGAGTCTCAGACACAGCCCTAATTTAATCTGCCCCATTAATTCCGACTCATCGAGCCACAGTTTTTCTGTAAACCAACAGAACTAATCATTTTGCTGTGATACTGGTATCAGAGGAAGTTACCTACAGTAATTACTCTTGTGTGAGAATCCCCAAGCCACAATACTTgaagataaataaatagatgCTTACATCATCTGTTCTTTTGTCACAATCCACAGGCAAGAGATTAACTACGAGAGAGAAGGGGAGGGTGAGTTAGTTGGCTGCAAAACAAGAGCTTTGATCAAGAAAGtaattatctttttaaaagaacGCTCTACTTTAAAGCCTGATTCTGCTGTTCTTACTCTCACCCTACAGTACCTTGCTATGCAAATAGCACATTCAAAGCACAGCTTTGGTAggcagcaaaacaaataaaacgGGTGCAAGCAATGAATTCCGTGCAGCTGGAAATTAAAAACTGGGCTATGAATGTTTTAACAGCTCCTGATCAAGACATTTCATGTTCCTTTACTATCCCACACCTTCACACTGATCTTTTACTATCTAGTAATGCCACCCGCTGCATGCCACGGTCACCTGAAATATCACGGTGATAAGATGGATTTAAATCAAGCCTCCTCAAGGCAAAAGCAGAGGGTTTCTTTTAGTTGGAGCTGTTAGCTCTGCAGTTATGGCCTCTGGTTTAAacagctccctcctgcctcaACAACTTGGCCACTGGTCCACCACGCAGCACTTTCTAGCAATCTAAACCACTTGAGAACTGCAGaatttgctgctgtgctgcaagaTTCTTTGCTTCAAAATATCATTGGTTTCAAAATATCCAACAAAGGTGGAAAGGGTGCATTAGAAATACAATGACGTTGGACAGTTTTATTCTGACTTGGAGAAAGCAGGAGAGCTTTCCCAACCCACGCAAAGCGCACAAACACCTACAGCAGGCTGAGTTTAAGGACTTGCACCTTCCTAACTGCACCCCAACCTCCTtctttcagttcaaagccatGGAATGACACCAATTCCATTCCAATACTGTTCTAGCTGGGgaattctgctttaaaaactgGGAGACAGGGAAGcctcttttcatttcaaagctctGCCACCTGCAAAGTCCTGAAGAATCAATTTGACCGCTGTAGTGCCAGGATAAAGGCCACGAagggcagtgctgtgcagaggcCAACATTAAAAACACACAATGGGCAATAACACAATGGACAACCGTAAAACACATCCTTGGCCAAGCAGAAATGTCACTCTCCATAAAACCCACGGTTTTGAAGGACCGAAGGCCAAATTCATTTGGAAAAAGCACACACTTGACTTACTTTCCATAACTAACAATGTTTCCCACAGGCAAAGGGAGATGGAAACGGGGACAAGAGCACAGCTGTCAGGTTATGGCAATGAGAATGATAAATGTGATGGTGATGGAAGTcataaaaagcaagcagaaaagcaagGTGAAGAATGAAGTTCAAACCCAGGATCCAACCAGTGCACGTACAGTTCTCCTCTCTCTTGTCAAGCCAGCCTGACCCCATCATCTTCACCACGAGGATGCCCACAAAAATGAGCAGCAGCACGACACTGGCGAAGCAAAGGAACTGGGAGAGGTAGTACTCGAGGCCTTTGCCCTTTCCCTCCGGCTGCTGCCTCGGGGCTGACCGCAACAAGCGAGTCCGTGgggttactccttgtcctgctgCCGACCTGTCCCACCAGCTGCCCGAGGCCAGCCCTGCATCGGTGGTAGCCCTCCATGGGAGCCGCCGCATCAacccccctccccagctgccTGCCTCCTTCTCCACTCCAGAAGCCAAGtcctctttccctctcccaccCCGGTGACTCAAGCCTCCCGACGATGTGCCCCAATGGGTGCTGGGTGTCACGTCgctttcccttctccaccaGCTATTAGAGAgccccttcctttcccctgccGTCTCCCACTGAGCTCGGGAGCTCTGCCCCCCAGTTCCTCCTCCCAATGTGCTCCAATGGCTCCTGGATTTCAGGCCCTCATCGCTGGAAAGGGGCTTGGAGCTGAGCCCCCCGCTCCTGCCCGTGAAGGTGCCCCAGGAGGATGTGGAGCTCAGCCCCCCGACCCCATCCAGGGATgaccctgccccagccctgacGCCGAGCCCCCCACTTCTCTCTGCAGATGGGCTCCACTGGGATGTGGAATCCAGCTCCCGAAACCTGTCCAGGGATGGCCTCAACCCACTGCTGAGCCCCCCGCTTCTCTCTGTGGACGTGCCCCACTGTGCTGAGGAGCCTGAGCCCCGAAACCCATCCATGGACGGCCCTGACCCAGCACTGAGCTCCTCACTCCTCTCCGTCACCGTACTCCAATGGGACGCGGAGCCGGAGCTCCGAAACCCATCCAGAGACGTGCCCAGCCCGGTGCCGAGCCCCCTGCTTCTCTCCGCAGCTGTGTCCCACTGGGACGTGGGGCTCAGGCCGCCGCTTCTCTCTATGGACGCGTCCCACTGTGAGGAGGAGCTCAGCCCCCCGAGCCCGCCCAGGGACAGCCCCAGCCCGGCCCCGGCAGCCCCGCTTCTCTCCACAGACGCCCCCCACTGCGCCGAGGGGCTCAGCCCCCCAAAGCTATCCCGGGACGGGCCGCTCTCAGCCCTGGAGCCGAGCCCTCCGCCGCGGCCCGGCGGAGACCCCCGGGAGTCCCCCCAGGACAGCCCGCCGCCCTCCCCAGACGTCCCCCAGCGGGACGCTGGCAGCcgccccccttcctcctcctcctcttcctcctcctcctcctcctcactgtcGCGGGCGGCCCCGGTGGAGCTGAGGTTGAAGCCGGAGCGCTGCCGCGAGGGCGAGGCCTGCTGCGGCCTGGCGGGGGTGCGGGCCGGGCTGTGCGGAGCTCCGCGGCCCCTGCGCCGGGCCGCCGCCACCTCAGCCCGCAGGCAGCCCAGCTTCTTCAAGTAGACCTTGCGGGTGGTGGCGGTGATGGGGCCCGGCCGGTAACCGAGCGCCACCAGCTCCTTCCGGAGCTCGGCGTCCGTCAGCTCCGCCATGGCCGCGGCGCTGACACCAGGCCGCACCGGAAGCGCTCTGCGAGCAGGGAAGCGCGGCCGCCATCTTGGGAGGGGCCCGACGCGCCCGCTCTGGCGGCCATTTGGGGAAGGGCAAAAGCGGGGCTCTGGCGGCCGCCATGTTGGGGGGGGAGCGGAAAGCGCCGCCATCTTGTGAAGGCAGGGTCGCTGGTTCGGCCATGTTGGGGAGGTCGCGGTGCCCTCTCCGAGCGGGGCTGGTGGCCGGCGGGGGCTTCCACTTCGCAGGCAGGAGAAAGATGGCGAAAGTGAAGGGCGAAGGTAGTCTGTGTCACTGCCCCGTCGCCCTGGGACCCTGCTCACGAGCAAGCAGGGGAGTTGTGCACCTCTCACCTCACTTCGAGCTACAGCGGTGTATCGACACCATTAGGGACATTCATGAGGAGAAAGAAGTGCCTttcccagccccctgccaccTACACGCACATTTTCCTCATCCCTCTCCTCGTTGCCAAGTTACAGTCATCGCACTGGCACTCATCAAGCAGGCTGGAGCTCTGCCACCGCTCCAGGCAGGATCAGGATCTGGGTCCTTGGGAtatttgctggggaaggaggtTCCTTGCATCCTTTACAGCCTAAAACCAAGCAGCGACTTGAAGATGTCAAGGTGAGGCAGCCATGTACAGTCCTGGCGTTTTCCTGCCGCCGCCTGTAAAAGCAGGCAATGAAAGTGGCTGAAACACCGTGAAATCGCCTAATATCGGGATTTAATTAAAGATAATGAGAAAGCAGTGATGAACGCGTGCGGGCTGCCTCTGCATCGCTCTGTGACTGACGTGTGGCACCGGCGTGGTGGGAAGTACAAAGTCCCCCCCTGCTTACCACCACCAACTGTGCCGCCATGGCATCCTTGGGGACACCCCTCCTTTCACCCTCCCTTTGCTGCCGCGTCCTTCTTGCCGGGGCACCGGGCAAACCTCGCCTCGCTCTTCCTCATTCCTGCAAGCAGGCAGCCACGAGATGCTCAGCTTTGTTAGTCTGGTGAGCAACCGCGAATGCGCGCTCAGAGGAGGCCAGGGAGCCCATTAAAAGAGCAATCCTCAGTTGCGATGGGAAGTGTGAACGTGCTAAGCCAAGCCTCCCCTGCTCACGAGCTGGGAAGCACGACTGACAGCTAATAATTTGGAGCCGTGTCTAATGTAAATACAGAATTAGAACATGCGCTGAAGTGCACAGCTCCTGTAAGCTCCCAGCTTTCAGTTTGGAGAAGCTCTGCCTAGACATGCAGATGCCTGCGGGTGCCTGAGCCTGAGCTGATAGAAGGCCATGAATTAAATGAACACCTCTTGgtttagagaaaaggaaaaaatacagcccaaaaaaaacccccatccCAAACCCATCCTATCTGCCTCTGGAAGTCAGGgaagagccttgggtgccctggtttagtgggaggtgttcctgcccatggcaggggggttgggactggatgatcttgaggtcctttccaacccaaaccattctctgagtTCCACCAGGACAGAGTTTTGCCATTGCATGAACTTGGGAACATGGGAGTGCAGAACATGGGAACAATGTTGGAGAACTGGATGCCCCTGTGGAAAAGCTGTGATTCCTTCGTAGAAGGGAGGTTGGCAGCACCATTATGCAGCAGGAACAGATGCCTCTTCTTTGTGGAGAGAAATCCACGGCTGTGCTCCCATCCTCCCTAGCAAGACAACCCCTG of Lathamus discolor isolate bLatDis1 chromosome 19, bLatDis1.hap1, whole genome shotgun sequence contains these proteins:
- the LEMD2 gene encoding LEM domain-containing protein 2 isoform X1 encodes the protein MAELTDAELRKELVALGYRPGPITATTRKVYLKKLGCLRAEVAAARRRGRGAPHSPARTPARPQQASPSRQRSGFNLSSTGAARDSEEEEEEEEEEEEGGRLPASRWGTSGEGGGLSWGDSRGSPPGRGGGLGSRAESGPSRDSFGGLSPSAQWGASVERSGAAGAGLGLSLGGLGGLSSSSQWDASIERSGGLSPTSQWDTAAERSRGLGTGLGTSLDGFRSSGSASHWSTVTERSEELSAGSGPSMDGFRGSGSSAQWGTSTERSGGLSSGLRPSLDRFRELDSTSQWSPSAERSGGLGVRAGAGSSLDGVGGLSSTSSWGTFTGRSGGLSSKPLSSDEGLKSRSHWSTLGGGTGGQSSRAQWETAGERKGLSNSWWRRESDVTPSTHWGTSSGGLSHRGGRGKEDLASGVEKEAGSWGGGLMRRLPWRATTDAGLASGSWWDRSAAGQGVTPRTRLLRSAPRQQPEGKGKGLEYYLSQFLCFASVVLLLIFVGILVVKMMGSGWLDKREENFNLLPVDCDKRTDDFCQAKQKDVVMNVLHELYNYLSVQAGNFECGNPENLKSKCIWVSEAKDHVVNITGSSPQKFEAALHWILNSNKDLGIWLKGKDLSEHVTKVEEVFCLESAHPQMGFGCRFRRAVVTAIMNLFLFFWCLITLWGILLFLRYRWRKMEEEEQAMYEMVKKIIAVVQDHYKEWERNLERYPYVGIFHVRDSLIPPQSRKKMKRVWERAVDFLASNESRIQTESHRVAGEDMLVWRWTQPSYVSDSEH